One stretch of Myxococcota bacterium DNA includes these proteins:
- a CDS encoding radical SAM protein has protein sequence MRVLLINPSYPFEEFPRLLVTLPYVASALQSEGHEVEILDLLLSRTTPEKIERRMSRFRPQLVGITSVTLNHHIAASIAEVVRKCDSAVPIAMGGPHVSFEIEGSFRDLPALDYIGIGEGEHTMRELCRALEGRMDIRDVRGLALRDGDRIVRNAPRPLEDDLDTLPVPARELVPLQRYLAFDSHASVVTSRGCPYSCIFCSAPAWTGRQVRYRNPLHCVDEIETLAQLGFTEITIEDDLFTLYRKHFLAVCGELIRRDTGIRWNAFSRVDTISPEIVETMKRAGCQAICFGVESGSQEILDLVKKKSNLDKVKEAMRMTQEVGITALASFIIGLPGETEETLRKTTDFANELHQEFGSLYGFHILAPFPGTEVRDRAEEYGLEILSNDWTQYDANHVVTRTSGATAGVLKAVADEYDSTMERYLRYQDGLYKNGELAGYELKMYLRRHRQSLLWKLLLNDTIEGLPAFQRDPVAELRAAVVEATGTRPEFASSEIDRVLALGALRATPTPEGTRFAWTE, from the coding sequence ATGCGCGTTCTATTGATCAATCCGTCGTATCCGTTCGAGGAGTTTCCGCGGCTCCTGGTGACCCTGCCGTACGTGGCCTCGGCGCTGCAGTCGGAAGGTCACGAGGTCGAGATTCTCGACCTCTTGCTGTCGCGCACCACGCCCGAGAAGATCGAGCGCCGCATGTCACGCTTCCGGCCGCAGCTGGTGGGAATCACTTCGGTCACGCTGAATCACCACATCGCGGCCTCGATCGCCGAAGTGGTGCGCAAGTGCGATTCCGCGGTGCCGATCGCGATGGGCGGCCCGCACGTCTCGTTCGAGATCGAGGGCAGCTTCCGCGACCTGCCAGCGCTGGACTACATCGGGATCGGCGAGGGCGAGCACACCATGCGCGAGCTGTGCCGCGCGCTCGAGGGCCGGATGGACATCCGCGACGTGCGCGGGCTCGCGCTGCGCGACGGTGACCGGATCGTGCGCAACGCGCCGCGGCCGCTCGAGGACGACCTCGACACGCTGCCCGTGCCCGCGCGCGAGCTGGTGCCGCTGCAGCGCTATCTCGCGTTCGACAGCCATGCCAGCGTGGTGACTTCCCGCGGCTGCCCGTACTCGTGCATCTTCTGCTCGGCGCCGGCCTGGACCGGGCGCCAGGTGAGATACCGCAATCCCCTGCACTGCGTGGACGAGATCGAGACGCTGGCCCAGCTGGGCTTCACCGAGATCACGATCGAGGACGACCTGTTCACGCTATACCGCAAACACTTCCTCGCGGTGTGCGGCGAGCTGATCCGGCGCGACACCGGCATCCGCTGGAACGCCTTCTCGCGCGTGGACACGATCTCGCCCGAGATCGTCGAGACCATGAAGCGCGCGGGCTGCCAGGCGATCTGCTTCGGCGTCGAGAGCGGCAGCCAGGAGATCCTCGACCTGGTCAAGAAGAAGTCGAACCTCGACAAGGTGAAGGAGGCCATGCGCATGACCCAGGAAGTGGGCATCACGGCGCTGGCCTCGTTCATCATCGGGCTGCCCGGCGAGACCGAGGAGACGCTGCGCAAGACCACCGACTTCGCCAACGAGCTCCACCAGGAGTTCGGCTCGCTGTACGGCTTCCACATCCTGGCGCCGTTCCCGGGCACCGAGGTGCGCGACCGCGCCGAGGAGTACGGGCTCGAGATCCTGAGCAACGACTGGACGCAGTACGACGCGAATCACGTGGTGACTCGCACCAGCGGCGCGACCGCGGGCGTGCTGAAGGCGGTGGCCGACGAGTACGACAGCACCATGGAGCGCTATCTGCGCTACCAGGACGGCCTGTACAAGAACGGCGAGCTCGCGGGTTACGAGCTGAAGATGTACCTGCGGCGCCACCGCCAGTCACTGCTCTGGAAGCTCTTGCTGAACGACACGATCGAAGGGCTGCCCGCGTTCCAGCGCGATCCCGTGGCGGAGCTGCGCGCGGCGGTGGTCGAGGCCACCGGCACGCGCCCGGAGTTCGCCAGCTCCGAGATCGACCGCGTGCTGGCGCTGGGTGCGCTGCGGGCCACGCCGACGCCCGAGGGCACGCGCTTCGCCTGGACCGAGTAA